From Thermogladius calderae 1633, a single genomic window includes:
- a CDS encoding glucose-1-phosphate thymidylyltransferase, translated as MKGLVLAAGEGSRLRPFTYSRPKHLIPLLGKPMVQYPIEDLVSAGVVDIGVVVGYYGDLLREALGDGSRLGARLTYIAQERRLGIAHAVYRAVEEGFLDGPFVVYLGDNIVEEGVAGFAREFAENGSDVHILLSEVEDPGRFGVAVLDSGRVVRLVEKPKEPVSNLAVVGVYFFRDPELVERAFKDLKPSWRGEYEVTELVQWFVDRGYRVTYSKIKGWWKDVGTYEGLLDAVYMLLDRVESGVRGSVNGEVRGRVVVEEGAVVEGRVYGPAYIGRGALVSRGSVVEPYTSIEEGARVYSGRVARSLVMEYSELDLGRARLVDSVLGSRARVRNTRELHGDIRLVVSDNSLVEI; from the coding sequence TTGAAGGGCCTTGTCCTGGCCGCTGGGGAGGGGTCTAGGCTTAGGCCTTTCACCTACTCTAGGCCGAAGCACTTGATCCCGCTCCTCGGGAAGCCGATGGTGCAGTACCCTATCGAAGACCTGGTCTCGGCTGGCGTCGTGGACATAGGGGTGGTGGTGGGCTACTACGGCGACCTCTTGAGGGAGGCCCTGGGGGACGGCTCCCGCCTCGGGGCGAGGCTCACCTACATAGCACAGGAGAGGAGGCTTGGGATAGCCCACGCTGTCTACAGGGCTGTCGAAGAGGGCTTCCTAGACGGGCCCTTCGTCGTCTACTTGGGGGACAACATCGTCGAGGAGGGTGTCGCAGGCTTCGCGAGGGAGTTCGCGGAGAACGGGTCGGACGTACACATCTTGCTGTCCGAGGTCGAGGACCCGGGGAGGTTCGGGGTGGCCGTGCTCGACTCGGGGAGGGTGGTGAGGCTCGTTGAGAAGCCGAAGGAGCCGGTATCCAACCTCGCGGTGGTGGGCGTATACTTCTTCAGGGACCCGGAGCTCGTCGAGAGGGCCTTCAAGGACCTGAAGCCCTCTTGGAGGGGCGAGTACGAGGTGACGGAGCTGGTCCAGTGGTTCGTGGACAGGGGGTACAGGGTGACGTACTCAAAGATAAAGGGGTGGTGGAAGGACGTGGGCACCTACGAGGGGTTGCTGGACGCCGTCTACATGCTCCTGGACAGGGTGGAAAGCGGCGTTAGGGGCTCCGTGAACGGGGAGGTGAGGGGGAGGGTGGTAGTCGAGGAGGGTGCGGTGGTGGAGGGGAGGGTCTACGGCCCGGCGTACATAGGCAGGGGCGCACTGGTCTCCCGGGGCTCGGTGGTGGAGCCCTACACCTCCATAGAGGAGGGGGCCAGGGTCTACTCGGGCAGGGTGGCGAGGAGCCTGGTAATGGAGTACTCGGAGCTAGACCTGGGCAGGGCGAGGCTCGTGGACAGCGTGCTCGGCTCAAGGGCCAGGGTG